The following proteins are encoded in a genomic region of Desulfatiglans anilini DSM 4660:
- the mqnB gene encoding futalosine hydrolase — MTTIWILAAMQDELDLLKQALHAAPEEHDLPLPVHRGRIGERPVGLAALGIGVAAASLGLGLLHRELKGAEVIMVGSAGALPGSGLITGDLAVAEAEWLSELGLPTGPGTADARALGLPGLEQSARFDARLTAAIRDAAERMAKATFGPFLTVLSPSADLQQAGIRAAAFRAVAENMEGYALAAAARTLGCRAAEIRAISNQAGDRDKHNWDLVPAQRLAQAAVLQYLKEQA; from the coding sequence ATGACCACGATCTGGATCCTGGCCGCAATGCAAGACGAACTGGATCTGCTCAAGCAGGCGCTGCACGCGGCGCCCGAAGAGCACGACCTCCCTTTGCCGGTCCATAGGGGCCGGATCGGCGAACGCCCCGTTGGACTTGCAGCCCTTGGGATCGGCGTCGCCGCGGCGTCCCTGGGGTTGGGGCTTCTTCACCGTGAGTTGAAGGGGGCCGAGGTGATCATGGTTGGCTCGGCAGGGGCCCTTCCGGGCTCCGGCCTCATCACCGGGGACCTGGCCGTGGCCGAGGCCGAATGGCTTTCGGAGCTGGGCCTTCCGACAGGGCCCGGGACCGCGGATGCCCGTGCGCTCGGCCTCCCCGGCCTCGAGCAGTCCGCCCGCTTCGACGCCCGCCTGACCGCAGCCATCCGGGACGCGGCCGAGCGGATGGCCAAGGCGACATTCGGCCCCTTCCTGACCGTCCTCAGTCCGTCGGCGGATCTCCAGCAGGCGGGGATACGCGCCGCGGCCTTCCGGGCCGTCGCCGAAAACATGGAAGGCTATGCTCTTGCCGCCGCCGCCCGCACCCTCGGCTGCCGGGCGGCGGAGATCCGGGCCATCAGCAACCAAGCCGGCGACCGTGACAAACACAACTGGGACCTGGTGCCCGCGCAGCGGCTCGCCCAGGCAGCCGTCCTGCAGTATCTGAAGGAGCAAGCATGA
- a CDS encoding DMT family transporter: MYQSELRWQPVVLLLVLSLVWGANMAFIKIAALEMPTLLQAAIRSLVAAACLFVWMKAKRMAVFPSRAVFLHGLVLGLLFGGEFGFIYSALDYTLASRVYVLLYTAPFFASLQAHFFLEGDRLNIWRIAGLTLAFVGVASLFMEDLGAFTLLALRGDLFALGAAFLWASTTVYLKRFLAHQTAPLQTLFYQLFFSIPLLFIMSAVFEEPVLTALSFNTWFSLFFQSIIVAFLSYLVWFELIHRYPVSLLHAFSFFTPVFGVFLSGTLMLGESVGLSVIVALCLVSVGMILVNRRG; this comes from the coding sequence ATGTATCAGAGTGAGCTACGATGGCAGCCGGTCGTCCTGCTGCTGGTCCTGTCCCTCGTCTGGGGTGCCAACATGGCCTTCATCAAGATCGCCGCCCTGGAGATGCCGACCCTCCTGCAGGCGGCCATCCGCTCGCTCGTGGCGGCCGCCTGCCTCTTCGTCTGGATGAAGGCCAAGCGGATGGCGGTCTTTCCCTCCCGCGCCGTCTTCCTGCACGGGCTGGTGCTCGGCCTCCTCTTCGGCGGGGAATTCGGGTTCATCTACTCGGCGCTCGATTATACTCTCGCTTCCCGTGTCTACGTGCTGCTCTATACGGCCCCGTTTTTCGCGTCCCTCCAGGCTCATTTTTTCCTGGAGGGGGACCGCCTGAACATCTGGCGGATCGCCGGGCTGACCCTGGCCTTCGTCGGGGTGGCTTCCTTGTTCATGGAGGACCTGGGGGCCTTCACGCTTCTGGCCTTGCGAGGAGACCTCTTTGCCCTCGGCGCCGCCTTTCTGTGGGCCTCCACGACCGTTTACCTCAAACGTTTCCTGGCCCACCAGACCGCACCCCTGCAGACCCTTTTCTATCAGCTGTTCTTCTCCATCCCGCTCCTCTTCATCATGAGCGCGGTCTTCGAGGAGCCCGTCCTGACCGCGCTGTCGTTCAATACCTGGTTTTCGCTCTTCTTTCAGAGCATCATCGTGGCCTTTCTGAGCTATCTCGTCTGGTTCGAGCTGATCCACCGCTACCCGGTCAGCCTCCTGCATGCCTTTTCGTTTTTTACGCCGGTCTTCGGGGTGTTCCTGAGCGGGACCCTGATGCTGGGGGAGTCGGTCGGGCTGAGCGTCATTGTGGCCCTGTGCCTGGTGAGCGTCGGGATGATCCTCGTCAACCGGCGCGGGTAG
- a CDS encoding 4Fe-4S dicluster-binding protein, which translates to MSDAVYRKLAAILDTLPNGFPSTESGVELKILEKIFRPEDAAFFGHLRLSFETPGQIAQRAGRPLEEVEAQLKEMWRRGQIFGVAFKGLKLYKMVPWAFGIYELQLPHMDRELAELNEVYMPVYGRQFLSGGPPLMQVIPIERDIPAEQQALTYEKVSSIIEKGQSFLLNECICKKEQGLLGRRCAKPLEVCLAIAPVPGVFDGSKIGKILTREEAYGVLEQAEQAGLVHLTWNIEDGHFFICNCCGCCCGILRGINDLGIPAGLVVNSSYFASIDPDACVGCGICKEERCQVGAIEEDEGGYRVVKERCIGCGLCVGTCPAGAVQLVRKAPEEVVRPPKDEHAWFEERGRRRGVDYSAYR; encoded by the coding sequence ATGAGTGATGCGGTTTACCGGAAGCTGGCGGCGATCCTCGACACCTTGCCGAACGGGTTCCCTTCCACGGAGAGCGGGGTTGAGCTTAAAATCCTCGAGAAGATCTTCCGGCCGGAGGATGCCGCCTTTTTCGGGCATCTGAGGCTCAGCTTCGAGACGCCCGGACAGATCGCGCAGCGGGCGGGGAGACCGCTCGAGGAGGTGGAGGCCCAACTGAAGGAGATGTGGCGGCGCGGCCAGATCTTCGGCGTGGCCTTTAAGGGGCTGAAGCTCTACAAGATGGTCCCTTGGGCCTTCGGGATCTATGAACTGCAGCTTCCGCACATGGACCGGGAACTGGCCGAGCTGAACGAGGTCTATATGCCGGTCTATGGCCGGCAGTTCTTGAGCGGGGGGCCGCCGTTGATGCAGGTGATTCCCATCGAAAGGGATATCCCGGCGGAGCAGCAGGCCTTGACCTACGAGAAGGTGTCTTCCATCATCGAGAAGGGACAGTCGTTTCTGTTGAACGAGTGCATCTGCAAAAAGGAGCAGGGCCTCCTGGGCCGTCGCTGCGCGAAGCCGCTCGAGGTCTGCCTGGCCATAGCGCCGGTGCCGGGCGTGTTCGATGGCTCGAAGATCGGAAAGATCCTCACCCGGGAGGAGGCGTACGGGGTTCTCGAACAGGCCGAGCAGGCGGGGCTCGTCCACCTCACCTGGAACATCGAAGACGGCCACTTCTTCATCTGCAACTGCTGCGGCTGCTGCTGCGGGATCCTGCGGGGGATCAACGACCTCGGGATCCCGGCGGGGCTGGTGGTCAATTCGTCTTATTTCGCGTCCATCGATCCGGATGCATGCGTGGGCTGCGGGATCTGTAAAGAGGAGCGCTGCCAGGTCGGGGCGATCGAAGAGGACGAGGGCGGGTACCGGGTCGTCAAAGAGCGCTGCATCGGCTGCGGGTTGTGCGTCGGCACCTGCCCGGCCGGGGCGGTGCAACTCGTCCGGAAGGCGCCGGAAGAGGTGGTGCGGCCGCCCAAAGACGAGCACGCCTGGTTCGAGGAGCGGGGGCGCCGCCGAGGCGTGGATTACAGCGCCTACCGCTAG
- a CDS encoding PAS domain S-box protein: protein MAESSTHEQLVERVKTLEMEAARRSEAENALRDSEQLLSQIIQGSPIPTFVIDKNHCVTHYNRACENLTGVNAEDILGTRRQWSAFYSEERPVLADFIVDQAPGEEIVRLYGKRCRRSNVIEGAYEAEGFFQALGQKGRWLFFTAAPLYGQHREVIGAVETLQDMTDRKRAEEVVRNSERRYRTLLDFVPYPMVAFSLEGKVTYANAAFTETFGWTFQELKGQRIPYVPEGLEKETSEKLQELIRTRLVLRHETKRRTRDGRTLDVVMRGVVFLDDEGEPAGELVILRDITNEKRLARNNEILHRISVALPEYPDLEELLDYISEEVRHLLGSEGALIILHDEEKKELYALGGAYDDTATERRVKEIRWGMDQLVAGKVIQTGEPMIVTDTSVDPSLHRERDKKLGYHTRNLVLVPLRSFDRIIGSLCAINKFEGNFDETDEALLSMIAGTVVLSIENARFSEELKRAYREVSSLNRAKDKVINHLSHELKTPISVLSGSLNVLERRLEELPEQNWKTTMARARRNLDRITEIEDEVDDIMQGRTHEIYAMMNLLVEQCTDELETLLAEMVGEASGIALVRRRIEELFSPREMVARKVLLHDFVSERLPVLQAEFPTREVELFLEVEPVPPILIPVEAIQKIFDGLVKNAVENTPNEGKIEIAVKKEGTGALLRVRDYGVGITPDHQRRIFEGFFTTRDTMAYSSKRPFDFNAGGKGADLLRMKIFSERYHFRIEMESTRCRFIPKEDDICPSRISDCACCDSPEDCFNSGGTVFILHFPPAP, encoded by the coding sequence ATGGCTGAGAGCTCCACCCATGAGCAGTTGGTAGAACGGGTCAAGACACTGGAAATGGAGGCCGCAAGGCGTTCGGAGGCGGAAAACGCGCTTCGCGACAGCGAACAGCTTCTCTCCCAGATCATCCAAGGCAGTCCCATCCCCACCTTCGTGATCGACAAGAACCATTGCGTCACGCACTACAACCGTGCCTGCGAGAATCTAACCGGGGTGAATGCGGAGGATATCCTCGGGACGCGCCGTCAGTGGTCGGCCTTCTACTCCGAGGAGCGGCCGGTGCTCGCCGACTTCATCGTCGATCAGGCGCCCGGAGAGGAGATCGTCCGCCTTTACGGGAAGCGGTGCCGTCGTTCGAACGTCATCGAGGGGGCGTACGAAGCGGAGGGGTTTTTCCAGGCCCTCGGGCAAAAGGGCCGCTGGCTCTTTTTTACAGCGGCGCCCCTGTATGGCCAGCACCGCGAGGTGATCGGAGCGGTGGAGACCCTGCAGGATATGACCGACCGGAAGCGGGCGGAGGAGGTGGTCCGCAATTCGGAGCGGCGCTACCGGACGCTGCTGGATTTTGTGCCCTACCCCATGGTGGCCTTTTCGCTCGAAGGCAAGGTCACCTATGCCAATGCCGCGTTTACCGAGACCTTCGGCTGGACCTTTCAGGAATTGAAGGGCCAGCGCATCCCCTACGTCCCGGAGGGGCTCGAAAAGGAGACCAGCGAAAAACTCCAGGAACTGATCCGGACGCGTCTGGTACTCCGCCACGAAACCAAGCGCCGAACGCGGGACGGGCGTACGCTCGATGTCGTCATGCGCGGGGTCGTTTTTCTGGATGACGAGGGCGAGCCGGCCGGGGAACTGGTGATCCTCAGGGATATCACGAACGAGAAGCGGCTCGCGCGCAACAACGAGATTCTGCACCGCATCAGCGTAGCCCTGCCGGAGTACCCGGATCTCGAGGAACTACTGGACTATATCAGCGAGGAGGTGCGGCACCTTCTGGGAAGCGAAGGTGCGCTTATCATCCTGCACGACGAGGAGAAAAAGGAGCTTTACGCCCTCGGCGGGGCCTACGACGACACCGCCACAGAGCGCCGCGTGAAGGAGATCCGCTGGGGGATGGACCAGCTCGTGGCGGGAAAGGTCATCCAGACCGGGGAGCCCATGATCGTCACCGACACCTCGGTCGACCCCTCACTGCATCGGGAGCGGGACAAGAAGCTCGGATACCACACCCGCAACCTGGTGCTGGTGCCCCTCCGAAGCTTCGACCGCATCATCGGGTCGCTTTGCGCCATCAACAAGTTCGAGGGGAATTTCGATGAGACGGACGAAGCCCTCCTCAGCATGATCGCGGGCACGGTCGTCCTCTCGATCGAAAACGCGCGGTTTTCCGAGGAGCTGAAGCGTGCGTACCGGGAGGTCAGCAGCCTCAACCGCGCGAAGGACAAGGTCATCAACCATCTGAGCCATGAACTCAAGACGCCGATCTCCGTTCTTTCAGGTTCTCTGAACGTCCTCGAGAGGAGGCTTGAGGAGCTGCCGGAGCAGAATTGGAAAACGACGATGGCGCGTGCGCGAAGGAACCTCGACCGGATCACCGAGATCGAGGACGAGGTCGACGACATCATGCAGGGGCGGACGCACGAGATCTACGCCATGATGAATCTGCTGGTGGAGCAGTGCACGGACGAACTGGAGACCCTCCTGGCGGAGATGGTCGGTGAGGCGTCGGGCATCGCCCTGGTGCGGCGGCGAATCGAGGAGCTCTTCTCGCCCCGGGAGATGGTGGCCCGCAAGGTTCTGCTGCACGACTTCGTGAGTGAGCGGCTGCCCGTGCTGCAGGCCGAATTCCCCACCAGGGAGGTGGAACTATTCCTGGAGGTGGAGCCTGTCCCCCCGATTCTGATCCCGGTCGAGGCCATCCAGAAGATCTTCGACGGTTTGGTGAAGAACGCCGTCGAGAACACCCCCAACGAGGGGAAGATCGAGATTGCAGTCAAGAAAGAGGGCACCGGGGCCCTCCTGCGGGTCAGGGACTACGGGGTCGGGATTACCCCCGACCACCAGCGGCGGATCTTCGAGGGGTTTTTCACCACCCGCGATACCATGGCCTACTCGTCCAAGCGGCCCTTCGACTTCAATGCGGGCGGCAAGGGCGCAGACCTTCTCCGCATGAAGATCTTCTCCGAACGCTACCACTTCCGGATCGAAATGGAATCGACACGGTGCCGTTTCATCCCCAAGGAGGACGACATCTGCCCCAGCCGCATCAGCGACTGCGCCTGCTGCGACTCCCCGGAAGACTGCTTCAACTCGGGAGGGACCGTTTTTATCCTGCACTTTCCCCCCGCACCCTGA
- a CDS encoding C45 family autoproteolytic acyltransferase/hydolase, whose product MHAMIWKFLAAAALAVCISLHPSGGGAEPKMAPLSEVAERYESGRLYRCGKLNVLDLHGSYRQMGRQYGHLLQDELRRLYAEAIEGYFIGEKGLAPEAMRQAAQSLYAFYPHRFKTFFEGMAETSGLALEKHILLNAIELYGLLPGCSGIAAWKDYTAGGPLVFGRNYDWFGSYRSFARFLTVTVFNGGDGIPAAIATFAGVIYATTGMNAQGLFLELNNGFPSGGSLAYSNRVPAVVHLLAFLRDCSNMAHLDAALNSTRSNFTFIINVADREAAFAYEWLPFDIRRRTGKADGLLVATNHFVDPGWGIELQDTGGFKTRERRDNLLSLAEGRKGRITVEAMMEILDTDIDRGGAAWPAGDAIQTVYQIIAVPAERKFWVKVPGFQEWTAVDLDRLFSEADSR is encoded by the coding sequence ATGCATGCAATGATCTGGAAGTTCCTGGCTGCAGCGGCGCTCGCAGTGTGCATTTCCCTGCATCCATCGGGGGGAGGCGCCGAACCGAAGATGGCGCCTCTGTCTGAGGTTGCCGAAAGGTATGAAAGCGGGAGGCTTTACCGGTGTGGAAAACTGAATGTCCTCGATCTGCACGGGTCCTACAGGCAGATGGGGCGGCAGTACGGGCATCTCCTGCAGGATGAATTGCGGCGTTTGTATGCGGAGGCCATCGAAGGGTATTTCATCGGCGAAAAAGGGCTTGCACCGGAGGCGATGAGGCAGGCGGCCCAATCGCTCTATGCATTCTATCCCCACCGTTTCAAGACCTTTTTCGAGGGCATGGCGGAGACGTCCGGGCTGGCCCTCGAAAAGCACATCCTGCTCAACGCCATCGAGCTGTACGGTCTGCTTCCCGGCTGCTCGGGCATCGCCGCGTGGAAGGATTATACGGCGGGCGGTCCTCTCGTCTTCGGCCGCAATTACGACTGGTTCGGAAGTTACCGCTCCTTTGCGCGCTTCCTCACGGTTACGGTTTTCAATGGAGGGGATGGCATTCCTGCGGCCATCGCCACCTTTGCCGGCGTAATCTACGCCACCACCGGCATGAATGCGCAGGGGCTTTTTCTGGAACTCAACAACGGGTTCCCGTCCGGAGGGTCCCTTGCCTACTCGAACCGGGTGCCGGCCGTTGTCCATCTGCTGGCGTTCCTTCGGGACTGTTCGAATATGGCGCACCTCGACGCCGCCCTGAACTCGACCCGCTCGAACTTTACGTTCATCATCAATGTTGCCGACCGGGAGGCGGCTTTTGCCTATGAATGGCTTCCCTTCGATATCCGGAGGCGGACCGGCAAGGCCGACGGTCTGCTGGTGGCGACGAATCACTTCGTGGATCCGGGATGGGGCATCGAACTGCAGGATACCGGCGGGTTCAAAACCAGGGAGCGCAGGGACAATCTCCTGTCTCTTGCCGAGGGCCGTAAAGGTCGTATAACGGTCGAGGCGATGATGGAGATCCTGGACACGGACATCGACCGGGGCGGTGCTGCCTGGCCGGCGGGGGATGCGATCCAGACGGTTTACCAGATCATCGCCGTTCCTGCTGAACGCAAGTTTTGGGTCAAGGTGCCGGGCTTCCAGGAATGGACCGCTGTGGACCTGGACCGGCTGTTTTCAGAGGCTGATTCTCGATGA
- a CDS encoding 1,4-dihydroxy-6-naphthoate synthase: MKTLEIGYSPCPNDTFIMAALAEGRIDTPLRFQPVLADVETLNVWAEKGRLPVTKLSFFALGHVLEGYGLLHTGAALGKGCGPLLIARPGTPPNRLESASVACPGKRTTAGLLLSLYLGREPVFRQMVYSEIMPSVERGECEFGLIIHESRFTYPAHGLEAVLDLGAWWEETTGCPIPLGGIAARRDLGPDAARLADQAIRASLLAARAGGDAISDYIRRHAQEMDPEVMRRHIDLYVNDYTLDLGTAGLAAVETLFERARAAGLLPADGRPIMACPL, from the coding sequence ATGAAAACGCTCGAGATCGGATACTCCCCCTGCCCGAACGACACGTTCATCATGGCCGCCCTCGCCGAGGGGCGCATCGACACGCCTCTCCGCTTCCAACCGGTTCTCGCGGACGTCGAGACGCTGAACGTCTGGGCGGAGAAGGGACGCCTGCCCGTGACCAAGTTGAGCTTCTTCGCACTCGGGCACGTGCTGGAGGGGTACGGCCTCCTGCACACCGGTGCGGCCCTCGGAAAAGGCTGCGGTCCCCTGCTGATCGCCCGCCCCGGCACGCCGCCGAACCGGCTCGAGAGCGCCAGTGTGGCCTGCCCGGGAAAACGCACGACCGCCGGGCTCTTGCTGAGTCTTTATCTCGGCCGCGAACCAGTCTTCCGGCAGATGGTCTACTCGGAGATCATGCCGAGCGTTGAGCGCGGGGAGTGCGAGTTCGGACTGATCATTCATGAAAGCCGCTTCACCTACCCCGCGCATGGCCTCGAGGCGGTCCTGGACCTCGGCGCCTGGTGGGAGGAAACGACGGGATGCCCGATCCCCCTCGGCGGGATCGCCGCCCGCCGCGACCTGGGGCCCGATGCGGCCCGCCTGGCGGACCAGGCGATCCGCGCCTCGCTTCTCGCTGCTAGAGCCGGTGGCGATGCGATCTCAGATTACATCCGGCGACACGCCCAGGAGATGGACCCCGAGGTGATGCGCCGGCACATCGACCTCTATGTGAACGACTACACGCTCGACCTCGGGACGGCGGGGCTCGCGGCGGTCGAGACGCTCTTCGAGCGAGCCCGGGCCGCCGGGCTGCTGCCCGCTGATGGCCGGCCGATCATGGCCTGTCCTCTCTGA
- the dmeF gene encoding CDF family Co(II)/Ni(II) efflux transporter DmeF, which translates to MTEIRSDPAPYCHDHVYLNGAEAANERRTWIVIALTAVTMVVEIVSGWIFGSMALLADGWHMASHTAALGITALAYGFSRRHADDPRFSFGTGKVGDLAGFASANLLAFIAVLMGYESVERFLAPVPIDFDEAIGVAVLGLGVNVLSAFILKERHEGRHGHRSEEGPGHPHHGDHHTDLNLKAAYLHVLADALISVLAIAALTAGRFLGWVWLDPMTGVVGAAVILRWSWKLMRQSGRVLLDMVPGIGLQARIREAVEAGGADRVVDLHLWRIGMGKFAAILSVLTQDLRSPDDYKALLCRFEEVCHVTVEVNRAAPAAEAIREDRP; encoded by the coding sequence ATGACGGAGATACGGAGCGACCCGGCCCCCTACTGCCATGACCACGTCTACTTGAACGGCGCCGAGGCGGCCAACGAGCGCCGCACGTGGATCGTGATCGCGCTCACGGCGGTGACGATGGTGGTCGAGATCGTATCTGGATGGATCTTCGGCTCCATGGCGCTTCTGGCCGACGGGTGGCACATGGCGAGCCACACGGCCGCCCTCGGCATCACCGCGCTCGCCTACGGGTTTTCACGGCGCCACGCCGATGACCCGCGCTTTTCCTTCGGCACCGGCAAGGTCGGTGATCTGGCGGGCTTCGCGAGCGCCAATCTCCTCGCCTTCATCGCCGTCCTGATGGGCTATGAATCGGTCGAACGCTTCCTGGCCCCCGTGCCGATCGACTTCGACGAGGCCATCGGCGTCGCGGTCCTGGGCCTTGGGGTGAACGTTCTGAGCGCCTTCATCCTGAAGGAGCGCCATGAGGGCCGACACGGGCACCGTTCCGAAGAGGGGCCGGGGCATCCCCATCACGGCGACCATCACACGGATCTCAATCTCAAGGCGGCCTACCTGCACGTGCTGGCCGATGCGTTGATTTCCGTGCTGGCCATCGCCGCTCTCACGGCCGGTCGCTTCCTCGGCTGGGTGTGGCTCGATCCGATGACGGGTGTCGTCGGCGCGGCCGTCATCCTGCGCTGGTCGTGGAAGCTCATGCGTCAGAGCGGCCGGGTGCTGCTGGACATGGTTCCCGGGATCGGGCTCCAGGCGCGCATTCGGGAGGCTGTGGAGGCGGGCGGGGCGGACCGCGTCGTGGACCTCCACCTGTGGCGCATCGGGATGGGAAAATTCGCCGCCATCCTGTCCGTCCTGACACAGGATCTCCGTTCACCCGATGACTACAAGGCGTTGCTGTGCCGTTTCGAGGAGGTGTGCCACGTGACCGTCGAGGTCAATCGAGCTGCGCCCGCCGCAGAAGCGATCAGAGAGGACAGGCCATGA
- a CDS encoding TMEM165/GDT1 family protein: MDFKVLLTTFALVFLAELGDKTQLATFAFAVETKSRTAVFLGSAGALITTSLLAVLFGSFISRIVPPHCIKLGAGLFFIVLGVWMVLFSGSK, encoded by the coding sequence ATGGATTTCAAAGTGCTGCTCACCACCTTCGCCCTGGTCTTCCTGGCCGAACTCGGCGACAAGACCCAGCTGGCGACCTTCGCCTTCGCCGTTGAAACCAAGTCCCGCACGGCGGTCTTTCTCGGCTCGGCCGGCGCGCTCATCACGACCTCGCTCCTCGCCGTCCTCTTCGGGTCGTTCATCAGCCGTATCGTGCCTCCCCATTGCATCAAGCTCGGCGCCGGCTTGTTCTTCATCGTCCTCGGCGTGTGGATGGTGCTCTTTTCGGGCAGCAAGTAG
- a CDS encoding class I SAM-dependent methyltransferase: MTNRTACSIPCNLCGSESVEEISLRDREGRYLRTVICTECGLIWSDPRPSDERIEHFYAKRYRKEYKRITSPKKKHVYRHAKNALKRYGFFRDVLKEGDRLLDIGAGNGVFVYCLRRLGAEASGIEPDESHSRYAREELHVPVETGFSREIDRFGAFDIITLNHVLEHMIDPLAELRHIRALLKSGGFLVVDVPNAEDLRQDPKNRYHKAHLYAFNPGSLSALGEKAGFRVFRRETERHNGNISILFRKSAEPPAAPSDLSGNCARILGVIGAYTRLRHFASAIPYKKLLENAATALEEQAAVRRFNCDRDIIDAVLLSHRSKG, from the coding sequence ATGACCAACCGGACCGCCTGTTCGATACCCTGCAATCTGTGTGGCTCTGAATCCGTTGAGGAGATCTCTCTTCGGGATCGGGAAGGGCGGTACCTGAGGACGGTTATTTGCACGGAGTGCGGCCTGATCTGGAGCGATCCGCGGCCGTCCGACGAGCGGATCGAGCACTTCTACGCGAAGCGGTATCGAAAAGAATACAAGCGCATCACCAGCCCCAAGAAAAAACATGTCTACCGGCATGCTAAAAACGCGCTGAAACGATACGGGTTCTTCAGGGATGTTCTGAAGGAAGGCGATCGGTTGCTGGATATCGGCGCGGGCAATGGGGTGTTCGTTTACTGCTTGCGGCGCCTTGGCGCCGAGGCCTCCGGGATCGAGCCCGATGAAAGTCATTCACGCTATGCACGCGAGGAGCTGCACGTCCCGGTGGAAACCGGTTTTTCACGGGAAATCGACCGGTTTGGCGCCTTCGATATCATTACCTTGAACCATGTCCTCGAGCATATGATCGATCCTCTTGCCGAATTGAGGCATATCCGGGCCCTCTTGAAGAGCGGTGGATTTCTGGTGGTCGACGTGCCCAACGCGGAGGATCTGAGACAGGATCCAAAAAACCGATACCACAAGGCCCATCTCTACGCCTTCAATCCCGGAAGCCTTTCCGCTCTGGGTGAAAAGGCTGGATTCCGCGTCTTCAGAAGGGAGACGGAACGGCACAACGGCAATATATCGATCCTGTTCAGAAAATCGGCCGAACCGCCCGCCGCGCCCAGCGATTTGAGCGGCAATTGCGCCAGGATCCTTGGGGTCATCGGCGCTTATACCCGCCTCCGGCATTTTGCCAGCGCGATCCCCTATAAAAAGCTCTTGGAGAATGCCGCCACGGCGCTCGAAGAGCAGGCGGCCGTCAGGCGATTCAACTGTGACCGGGATATCATCGACGCCGTTCTTCTGTCACACCGGTCGAAAGGCTGA
- a CDS encoding MotA/TolQ/ExbB proton channel family protein — protein MAEFDIWLMLSRSTLIIRIDLAILLAMSLISWAIILTKYIQFRRADRAASADLRWPGDIQDVHGHVRKPGRHKDSPSTLLALEVFSEFKRLSAMQNHSVDNAPLIMESIRQTTRDEIAAQTDRLFSTLPFLATCANAAPLLGLFGTVWGIMHSFQSFEGLTQRSLAAVAPGMAEALVTTALGLIVAIPATLAHNVLLGRLSGIENKLNRLGARFVRQIEATVMKGRPHADGEAPDART, from the coding sequence TTGGCTGAATTCGATATCTGGCTGATGCTCAGCCGCTCCACCCTGATCATCCGGATCGATCTGGCGATCCTGCTGGCGATGTCGCTGATCAGCTGGGCGATCATCCTGACGAAGTATATTCAGTTCCGTCGGGCCGACAGGGCCGCCTCAGCCGACCTGCGCTGGCCCGGCGACATCCAGGACGTGCACGGGCATGTCAGGAAACCCGGGCGCCACAAGGACTCCCCATCAACCCTCCTCGCCCTGGAGGTCTTCAGCGAATTCAAGCGCCTGAGCGCGATGCAGAACCACTCCGTGGACAACGCTCCGCTCATTATGGAAAGCATCCGCCAGACCACCCGGGACGAGATCGCCGCTCAGACGGACCGGCTTTTCAGCACCCTGCCCTTTCTTGCCACCTGCGCGAACGCAGCGCCGCTCCTGGGCCTTTTCGGCACGGTCTGGGGGATCATGCACTCCTTTCAAAGCTTCGAAGGGCTCACCCAGAGGTCCCTCGCCGCGGTGGCGCCGGGGATGGCCGAAGCGCTCGTCACGACCGCCCTCGGACTGATCGTCGCCATCCCCGCCACCCTGGCGCACAACGTCCTGCTCGGCAGGCTCAGCGGCATCGAAAACAAGCTGAACCGCCTCGGCGCAAGATTCGTCCGGCAGATCGAGGCGACGGTCATGAAGGGAAGGCCCCACGCAGACGGAGAGGCGCCGGATGCCCGCACCTGA
- a CDS encoding flavin reductase family protein produces the protein MYYDPQKGDHGLAFNPFKSCVVPRPIGWISTRSKKRTDNLAPYSQFQNLTFDPPYVMIAANQNTHGKRKDTVVNIEETGEFVYNMATYDLREAVNRSAAEVPPDVDEFDLAGLTKAPSLKVKPFRVAESPIQFECVYHQTLRLPGSGPIGTVDVVIGRVVLVHIRDDAITPDGKLDVLKIRPLARLGYYDYTTVDSLFEMVIPGENELLLTGLEGAPGRK, from the coding sequence ATGTACTACGATCCGCAAAAAGGCGACCACGGCCTGGCCTTCAACCCGTTCAAATCCTGCGTCGTGCCCCGGCCTATCGGGTGGATATCGACCCGCAGCAAGAAACGTACGGACAACCTCGCCCCCTACAGCCAATTCCAGAACCTCACGTTCGACCCGCCGTACGTCATGATCGCCGCCAACCAGAACACGCACGGGAAGCGGAAAGACACGGTCGTGAACATCGAGGAGACCGGAGAATTCGTATACAACATGGCCACCTACGATCTGCGCGAGGCCGTCAACCGGTCTGCGGCGGAGGTTCCCCCCGACGTGGACGAATTCGATCTGGCCGGGCTCACCAAGGCGCCGTCCCTGAAGGTGAAGCCCTTCCGGGTGGCGGAATCCCCCATCCAGTTCGAATGCGTGTACCACCAAACCCTGAGACTGCCCGGCAGCGGACCGATCGGCACCGTCGACGTCGTGATCGGCAGGGTGGTGCTGGTGCATATCCGGGACGACGCGATCACCCCGGACGGGAAACTCGACGTCCTCAAAATCCGCCCCCTGGCGCGCCTCGGCTATTATGACTACACCACGGTGGACTCCCTCTTCGAAATGGTCATTCCGGGCGAAAACGAGCTGCTGCTGACGGGCCTGGAAGGGGCGCCCGGCAGAAAATAA